In Candidatus Polarisedimenticolia bacterium, a genomic segment contains:
- a CDS encoding ABC transporter ATP-binding protein, with the protein MSEPILQVRELTKSFPSGGRRLEVLRGVSLQVEAGEMVAIVGESGAGKSTLLHLLGGLDRPDSGTIRVAGRDMAALGEHERALLRNREVGYVFQFHHLLPEFTAEENVMMPCLIRRAGREEARLAARRLLEELGLKERLGHRPSELSGGEQQRVALARALVTGPAMLLADEPTGNLDFQSSEIVFSLIQEAASRRAAATVLVTHSERLAQRCHRVCVLEEGALRDLSGSRYKFGWGSPAGKL; encoded by the coding sequence ATGAGTGAGCCGATCCTGCAGGTCCGGGAGCTGACCAAGAGCTTTCCTTCCGGCGGCCGGCGTCTCGAGGTGCTGCGGGGCGTATCGCTGCAGGTGGAGGCTGGCGAGATGGTGGCCATCGTGGGCGAATCGGGAGCGGGCAAGAGCACGCTGCTGCACCTGCTGGGCGGACTGGATCGTCCCGACTCGGGGACCATCCGGGTGGCCGGACGGGACATGGCCGCTCTCGGAGAGCACGAGCGGGCGCTGCTCAGGAACCGTGAAGTGGGTTACGTCTTCCAGTTCCATCACCTGCTTCCCGAGTTCACGGCGGAGGAGAATGTCATGATGCCGTGCCTGATCCGCCGCGCCGGCCGCGAGGAGGCACGCCTGGCGGCCCGTCGGCTCCTGGAAGAGCTCGGACTGAAGGAGCGCCTCGGGCACCGTCCCTCGGAGCTTTCCGGAGGCGAGCAGCAACGCGTGGCGCTGGCGCGCGCGCTGGTGACCGGACCCGCGATGCTCCTCGCCGACGAGCCAACCGGCAATCTGGATTTCCAATCGAGCGAGATTGTCTTCTCCCTGATCCAGGAGGCGGCCTCCCGCCGCGCCGCCGCCACCGTCCTGGTGACCCACAGCGAGCGGCTGGCGCAGCGCTGCCATCGCGTCTGCGTCCTCGAGGAAGGGGCGCTGCGCGACCTGTCGGGCAGCCGGTACAAATTCG